TTCGGGTCTCACAGCTTCGGAAGCAGAGGAGCGGCGACTGCGCTCGTCGTCtccgccaccgtcggcggccTCTCGCGATGGCGCCTCTCACGGCCCCCAAGTCCGGTGACGCCCTCTTCGCCAGCGTCGATCGCGTCGTAAGCCCCTCGACCGTTAGCGTTTGGGGAAGTCAGGAGGACCCTGGCGCTGGATCTGGCCCTTGTCTCATCGCTTATGGTTCTTCGTTGGTTGCAGAACGCGGAGCTGTTCACGCTCACGTATGGCGCCATCGTGCGGCAGCTGCTCACGGATCTGGAGGAGGTCGAGGAGGTCAACAAGCAGCTAGATCAGATGTACGTGCCTACCCTTTCCTATTTTTCCCCCGGTCAATCTGATGATTAGCCAGTTAGATATTGCAGCAGTGATCTTAGTGTAGCAGTTGAAGTGACAATTGTGATGCCCGAGTAGGATATTTGAATGGCTTGAACTATACAAGTTCAATTGGTAACGTGTGAGTAAAATGAAAAACGGTTTTCGATGCTGTTAGTGTGACTATTTAATTGAGGAGAGTTGGGTAGAGCGATGTGGGCTTCAGAAATATAAACTTTCAAATCCTAGATGGTTTTCTGATTCAGCTCATACTACGAATTTCGTGATGTTGATCATGTTGATGTGGCAACATGCCATTCATATATTCCTATGCCACAGTTCTACTAAGGGAGAAGGTTTGCTCAATTTTGTTATATTCCACTTGCAATTTTCTTCTAAATTGAGGAATGATGAAGTTGGATCTGGAGTAAAATTGTAGATGAAATGGTAGTATGATTGGTGACATAACTACTGTTTGGTAGCTTATTTCATGGGTTAATAGATATCTCTTAGGACTTGTTTGGTTAGACATGGATTCATTCCGAGCCGGGAACGATAGAAACAAGATATAGCAAGGGACTGGGATTCATTTCGGGTCAAAAACTAGTTGTAATAAAAATAGACTCATAATAGGTACACCAAGAGGCCGGGATTCATTCCACACCTCTAGACTCATGGATTGATTCCATATCTTTTAATGTGGGTATCTTaagcttattttgttgcaaTTAGTTTTGACCCGGAATGAATCTTGGTCTCTTGTTATATCTCTTATTGTATCTATCATTCCCGACCCGGAATGAATCCATGTCTAACCGAACAAGCCCTTATTTGTTGGCTGCAATTCTCACTGTTTTCTGTAGTCAAATGTTGCTCGTCTGAACCCTTTACAATATAGTGGTTTTTTTAAAACATTTCACTAACAGGGGTTACAACATTGGAACACGGTTGGTTGATGAGTTCTTAGCAAAGTCAAACGTATCAAGGTGTGTTGACTTCAAGGAGACTGCTGATGTTATCGCAAAGGTCTTTGCTAAACTCACTATTATTTGGTAATGTGGCAGAAATATAATTTGTTCACATCAATGTGTAACTGCCGAGCCTTCTGTTCTTATTCCTAATTACTATATGTCACACCTGTCAGTCCATTCTGTGTATGTTTAATATCCTAACAAGTATTTATCCAGAATTAGGTAATGCATATGAGACTCAATGGTAGTCCACGTGGTTTCTTTTGTTACATTTTTCATTTAGTGCATCCGTACATTTAGTGTTCTCTGTGTCATTAAACCAAAAGCAATAGAAAGGGCACAAATGAAAGTGAGACATTGTATTGCGTCTGTTGGATTGTACAAAACCCCTCAACTGTAGCACAATTAGTTCAAATTTCTCACTTAAGCAAATGGATTGAAATATCTCATTCTTGTAGCAGCTCCACATCCTGCTCCTCTGCAATTTCTGGCCCCATTACTCATCAGTAGTGAAAACAATTCAGTACCATGATGTGCCTTACAGAAATCTGCATATTGTGTATATTgagtacaacaacaacaacgtagccttttgtcccaagtaagttggggtaggctagagatgaaacccaaaagaaacaaaggtCACGGAtcaggcacgttgatagctagtctccaagcgctcctatccaaagttacctctttagagatatttcactccttaaggtctctcttaaccggcTCGTTCCAAGTCAGTTTGGGTCTACCTCtgcccctctttacattatcgacccactttagaaccccattacgcataTTGTGTGCTAAGCTTTTTATTTTGTGTACCTTTTGTTTCTTGGTTTATTGAAGTCCAATGACTCTTTTCCATAATTCTATCTGGTTTGATACTTCCGTTACATTAAGATACCGAAGCTAGTGGCTATCAAGTGTTTTTCacttcgggtgcatttggatcatGGCCGCACCTTGCCTAGCTAGACCAGCTCAAACTAGCTCACACAGGCAAAACCTTCAAAAGCAAGAACTATTATTTGGTTGCTCAGTGTAGCAGCACATTTGAAACACACGATCTTTCATGTAACTGCTTGCTTGCCGATAATGGAGAGCTAAATCAGCTCGCCTGCCCGGGCAAGCTATTTCTTGCCGCTGCAGGCTAGATTGCCTCCAAGAGCCAGGATTTTCTATCGGTACCAAATGCCAATGTTGAGCTAGGCTAGATTAATTTTTGCCTGAGATCCAAACGCACACCCTTCCTCTTCCAACCTCACTTCTTTGTTTTCCCGCCCTCTATGGCTTTATGATCTGACAGCattctttctttcattttcGAAACAGCTTGGATTtaagatgttcttgggtgtgacTGCAACTGTAACCAATTGGGATGCTGAGGGTACAAGCTGCAGCTTTATATTGGAGGACAATCCTCTTGTTGATTTTGTTGAGCTCCCTGACACTTGCCAAGGCCTTCAGTATTGCAATGTGTTAAGTGGAGTAATCAGGGGAGCATTGGAAATGGTTAGTTCTTCTGTTACTGCCATCTCGTTTTATTTAGGTTTTTAAATCTTTACTCTATATACAATTATGAAGATTGCCCTGATCGATTGCAATTGTGATTTAGGTGTCCATGAAGACAGAGGTGACATGGGTCCGTGACATGCTCCGTGGGGATGATGCCTATGAGATGCGTGTGAAGCTTATCAAGCAAGTCCCAGAGGAATACCCCTACAAGGATGATGACTAGTTGAGTTTAGGCGAAGTTCCTGCAGCAGGGCGCTTGTTTACTTGTCTGGATGTTAATTTTGCTGTGGATATAGCCCTGGTATTACTTTATGTCACAAGAGTAAACTGTTGATTGCATTTACAATTGCCGTGTGTATTGAGTATTGCTGATGTATTGTAGAAATTTTGCATATCTACCATGCCTTGCGGGCATCTGTGCCGCTCCGGATCTTTCCTGCTGTGCTAGCCAAAAACAAAGTTTTCTTTCCAGTCTGGTTAACTGGCACATtttgtggaaacagttgacaaCGCACCTCTCCATCAGTTTTTGTGACTCCTTTCTTGCCAAGTGTTCGACTCCTTATTCGTGACGGTTAATCCTCATTAGCCAAACCTGATGGTATTTAGTAGATACCACACCATCTTTATTGTAACGTTTAAATTAACAAAGTTTCCCATATCGAAAAATAAAGATATCACACCATCACAATTTACACATTTGATGTACTTTGACAGGCGATACAAATCGATAATGACCTTTGACAGGAGATTGGGAGCGTTTGGGCCTTTGGGGTGCATTGCAAAGCCTCCGCTGGAAACTTCGAATCCTGCTCGCCTCGCCAACGGTAAAAGCAGGAAGGGGTGCCGTAAAAATTCCCCAATCTTCACCCACATCCACCCCGGAATCGAAGGCCGCAATCGCAACCGCCCTTCACCGTTTCCCCGGATTCCGCCGCCTATTCAAACCCCGTCCCCCAGCCCAAACCCTTTCCCCGTTCCCTCCCTCCCGTTctgccgccaccaccatggccgccgcctcctccagcggcggcgcgggcggcgacggcgagccctACCTCCTGGGCTTCATCGTCACCAAGATCGTCGGCATGCGCCACTACTCCGCCAGGGTCGCCGGCCGCGAGAGCGTCGACCTGGTCCGGGAGCCACTGAACACGTACGACGGGAACGCCATCGCCGTCAAAAATGCCCGCAACGAGAAGGTCGGCCACCTCCCCGCCCCCGTCGCCAAGGCGCTCGCCCCGCTCCTCGACTCCCACATCCTCACCGCGGCGCACGGCATCGTGCCCCGCTCCGACTCCAAGATCAACCGCAACgcctacagcctcccctgccAGGTCCACCTCTTcgcgggccccgccgccgccgccgtcgtcgaggcCGCGCTCGAAGAGGCCGAGCTCGACCTCATCCACGCCGACCACCCCGAGTTCTTCCTCTCCCAATCCGCCGCGGTCATGGAGCGGACCAAGAAGGCCGACCGGGACGTCGACAAGCTCTTCTCTCTCGTGGGGGGAAAGGAAGGGAAGGTTCAGATTCTGCCGATGGAGGCGCCGGGTGATGTTGTGCTATCGGAGCTGTTCGACCATCAGAAGGAGGCGCTGGGGTGGCTGCTGCACAGGGAAGAGTCGGAAGATCTGCCGCCGTTCTGGCAAGAAACTGAAGATGGCCGATTCGAGAATGTACTTACCAATCAGATGACAGtggagcggccgccgccgctgaaaGGTGGGATTTTCGCTGATGATATGGGGCTAGGCAAGACCCTCACGCTGTTGTCCTTGATTGGGAGGACTAAAGCTCGCAATGTGGGTGCGAAGAAGGGTAAAGGGGCAAAGAGGAGGAAGGTCgaggatgcaggggagggacCACGGCCGACGCTTGTGGTGTGCCCGCCCTCGGTCTTCTCATCTTGGGTGACACAATTGGAGGAGCACTTGGAACTAGGCAGCTTGAAAGTGTATATGTACCATGGCGAGCGGACAAGAGATAAAAAGGAGCTGCTAAAGTATGATCTCGTTCTTACCTCTTACAGCATCTTGGGGACAGAATTTGAGCAGGAGGACTCACCGGTGAACCAGATTGAGTGGTTCCGAGTGATTCTGGATGAAGCCCATGTGATCAAGAATTCTACTGCACGGCAGACAAAGGCTGTGATTGCTTTGAATGCCCAGAGGCGGTGGGTGGTCACTGGGACACCGATTCAGAACAGCTCGGTCGATTTATACCCTCTCATGGCATTTTTGAGGTTCCAGCCATTTTCAATCAAGAGCTACTGGCAGAGCTTGATCCAGCGCCCCTTAGAGAAGGGGAATAAGACTGGATTGTCACGGTTGCAAGTAAGTGTTCCTCTCTTATTAATTCTCACTGCATAGGCCATCTTTATTGTTGCACAACTGGTAAGAGCTAGGAACTAGAAAGAATGGGCATCTGCATCAAATGTTCTTGAATGGTAAAAGAAGGTAACTTGCAAACCTGCTCGTAGAGTTATCTACTTATCTATGCAACTCCTCATCCTATTTGAGTTGTAGGAGGTCCTGCAGTGCGCACATGCTGTTGTGTTGAGTGGTGTATGTCCTGAACTCTCGTATTACTTGGCAGTTCCCATCACAATTTACTTGCATATACATTTAGCATTATGTTATTTGTATAAATTCTATCATGACAATACATGCAGTAAAAAATGATACAATATGCTACTTTATTCACTCATTTTTTTTGGCATTGACTGCTTTTTCCAGAACCTCCTAGGTGCCATCTCATTGCGCAGAATCAAAGATACAGACATTGGAACCAAGAGCATGATTGAGCTTCCCCCTAAAACTGTTTTAGAATGCTATATTGATCTTTCTGCAGAGGAGCGTGAGATATATGATCAGATGGAATTGGAAGGGAAAAACAAAATGCAGGAATTTGGTGACAGAGATTCAATTTTGCGTAATTATTCCACTGTGCTGTATTTCATTCTGAGGCTCCGCCAGCTCTGTGACGATGTTGCATTGTGTCCTTTAGATGTGAAATCATGGCTTCCCTCCAACTCCCTCGAAGGTATGCCCTTTCCCTATCTTTGTTTATTCTGAATATATGTTACCACTTGCCATGATGAAGTATGGCCTGATCAAGCTTTTCATCTGCTCAAAATGGTAATTAAAACATACAACTACTTTATGTTAGTGATGCTTATAAAAAGCTCATTCATAGTGCAAAGTGCCCATATGAATATTGTGTCATCATCATGTGCATGAGATATGATTTGAGATGTTGTGAAAAATATGTAAAAAGGAACAATACatttatcatcagcataaaTTTACCATGGTTAGACTTCTTGTTGCTAAGTTTGTTATACTTGTGCCACTAATTGTATGATGAATTCGACAAATTCTTATCCTCCTCTGCTTACCTTTTGCATACTGTTACGAGCCTAATTGTGTCTACGACTGTTCTCATGTCTCACTTTTGTGTGCTTTGATACAGATGTGTCTACAAACCCAGAGTTGTTGAAGAAACTGGCCTCATTGGTTGATGATGGAGATGACTTTGACTGTCCAATTTGCCTCTCTCCACCTACTAAAACTGTCATAACCAGCTGCACTCACATATACTGCCATACCTGTATTATGAAAATCCTCAAGAGTTCCAGTTCCCGTTGCCCCATATGCCGGCGCTCCTTATCTAAAGAGGACCTCTTCCTTGCTCCAGAGGTTAATCATTCTGATGAAGATGGATCAGGCAACACTGGGTCTGACAGGCCCCTCTCTTCCAAGGTGCAAGTCCTACTGAAGCTGCTGAAGACTTCGCAGAACGAAGACCCCTCATCGAAGTCTGTTGTTTTTTCTCAGTTCAAGCAGATGTTGATATTGCTGGAAGCGCCCCTAAAAAATGCGGGCTTCAACATTCTGCGTCTTGATGGGTCAATGAGCATGAGGAAGAGGCTGCAAGTCATAAAGCAGTTCGCTCATGGTGGCCCTGACTCTCCAACCGTGCTGCTGGCCAGCCTGAAAGCCGCGGGAGCCGGCGTGAACCTGACGGCTGCCTCGACGGTGTACCTCTTTGACCCCTGGTGGAACCCTGGGGTGGAGGAGCAGGCCATGGACAGGGTTCACCGGATCGGGcagaagaaagaagtgaaggtGGTACGGCTCATCGTGAAGGGCAGCATCGAGGAGAGGATACTGTTGTTGcaggagaagaagaagcggcTGATCAGCAGCGCCTtcgggaagaagaagggaggcAAGGACGGCAAGGAGATGCGTGTGGAAGAGCTCCGGACGATGCTGGGCCTAGATATGGGAAGGCCGATTGCTGTTTGCCGCCCTTCTGGTGCGAGCTCTAGGGATGGAATGTAGCTACCTGCTAGTGGGTGGAGCTGGAGCAGAGAGCAAGGAGAGGCTTGTTGGAGTGCTCCTGCCTAGCAGTGGGAGCATCTGATGTTAGAAGAGAGCTCCCTTTTAGTATTTCAGTTTTTGAAGTGTAGGCACAGGGCAGGAACAAAATCCTGCGTGGGTGCATGCATGTATGACTCCTCTGATGCTTGACATTAGCTATAAGATCAATGCTAAAATGGACTTCTGGTTTGTGTTTTTTAAGTTGTCGAACACGGTCAATTTCTCAATTGTAGGCACCCGGGGTGAGCAGCAGCCTGACGACGAACTGAGCTGAGCACACCAGGGGGCTTCGCCTGCCAAATTTACCGTTCAGCAGGAGTCCGTTCGATCGCACTTGTGCGGCCTGGATTCGAGGCAGTGCCCACTGCTCCCCGTACCGCGCTGCTCGTGGCCGCCGTCAGTGCTGCATTCGTGCTGCTTCGTTCGAGGCCGCCGTGACCCACTCACGGCCGTAGCTACCTAATACCGGCTGATCTTGCAATCTTGCATCCCTTCACTTAGCTTGCTCACGGCGGCGTCGCTGCTGGTGCTGTCAAGGCGCCGTCAGAAGCTTCACTAGCTAGCCCCGCTGCAAGATGCATTTGCGACGGTCAGCAACCACACCGTGTCAGATTGCTCAGAAGATTGATTTCACCTGGCATGGTCCATCGATTTCGCTTCTGAAGCTTGTACAGGACAGGAGCGCCCTCTGAACAACATTAGTCAGCTTAAAAGTTACTCATTCGAGTTTCGCCTGAAAAGTGAAAACATGTAATGAAGCACATCTTGGCTGAAAAATATTTTGATTTTAGTTGATTTAAGGCCATTTTTTCTAACAAGAAGTTTGATCATAAGATAGGGTATGATTTTGAACCTGGATTTCCCGTTGCTACCAAGAGTCATCTCAATAGCATTTTCCCCCATGTCTATTCAGTAGGAACTAAAGCTGATATTAAGCAGATCACAAGATGAAAATGCCAAATGTTTCATCGGACACAAACTGGTGCTGAAATCTTGGCGATTTCTTGGCGGCCTTGCGGGTTCCTGATGTTTAGCAGGCGATTTCTTGGCGGAATAGAGTCTAACCAAAGGGGAGTCCGAGTTTGTAGCAGATATCTACGCAGATCCTCGTTACTTTTTTTCCCGATAAAGGTTTCTCCCTGCTTTTAAAGAAAGCATGATCCTCGTTACTTTCATTTGTGTTGTAATCATGGTAAGCTATCGTCGCTGATTCCTCCTAGCACCtatagtaaaaaaaaaaaccacacTACATCTGTCTTGTTCAGTTTGTTCTTCCTACAGCTATGAACCTCGTCGATACCTGACTCAACCACGGCCAAATTAAACACGCCTTCTAATTTGTGATGCTGGACTACACTGTCTTCTatgaccaaaaaaaaaactgctgcTCGATGCTCATGACTAGTCCAGCTTATTCTGTTTCAGAAACTCCAGGTCCTTGAGCTGCCGCTGCTGAACTTCCTTGGACACCGTCTTCCCGTCCCGCTTCCTCTCGCCGGAGGCCACCTGCTTGGCCATGGACGCCACCATCCTCTCGATCGCAGGCCTCCCGACGGAAGGGAAGACCGCGTTCAGTATGGTGCGCAGGAGCTTCTCGTCCTCTTCCTCGACCATGTCCTGCCCGAAGCAGCAGACGTAGATGGCTTCCAGGGCCTTCTCCGCCCGTGTCTCCATGGGTATCTGCGGAGCTGGAGCCTTGAGCTTTGCTCGTTTCTGCATCACAATCATTCATTCATCTACTCTCTCTTAGCCTCCAACTGAAATTTTTTGTAATTGTTTCTAGTTTGCCATTGCAGATATGTAGTAAGGAATGTTATCATCAAGATTGATTCAAGAACAAGCTGCAGAAAGGCGTTCACCTCCTTTGCCGCCCTCATCATATCGATGAAGGTCTCCTCCTCAAACTCGATGTCGTTGGAAATGCGGAGCCGCGCCACACCTTCCAAGATCTCCTCCGTCTTGAGCAGcccggcgccgacggcggccAGCCAGCAGCACAGCAGGACGTAGAAGGGATCTCCCGGCTGCCCAACACGGATGCATGTCTCTTCAATTTTTTACTCGCAAGTTTCGAACGGGATGCCGTGCAGTAGGGCAAGATCAGAAAGGATCAGGACGCGGGAGGTCAGTGGGTCGCACAGACCTTGCCGCGGCGCTCGTTGAAGTCGTAGAAGGCCTGGGAGTCCATGACGGTGCATTTCTTGCTGACGCGGCGGCGGAACTCGGCGAAGTCGATGatgtcgccgccgacgccgccctcgTCGCTCAGGATGCGCGCCACGAGGCCCACCACCGGGAGCGCGCCGACGAGGCGCCCCGCGatggccgccggcgagttcGGGTTGGGCTCCATgtacgccaccgccgccgccccatgccggcgccggcgtcgccacCCGTGGGACGCGGGGCagggccggccgcggcgcgggagcgGGAGGAAGGGGGAAGTGAGAGCGAGTTGCCCGTGGGCGACGGGTAGTGCCCCCATGCCCGCCGTCGATGGAGCTCACTCACTCGGATGCCACTGCGCGTGTGGTGGGCGTGGCGCTGCGCGCGCCTTATCTCGTCGCGTGGATTCCAACTCCAAGGCTGTTTCGAATTGGATTTCTCTCAGAACTAAAGCGGGCCGGTGAGCCTTGTGGGCCTAGTCCTACTGCCTGGGCCGCGACACACCTGGGCTGGGCGCGCGGTCCGCCTGCTGTGGCGTGGGCCTCCGGTTGCCTCGGACGGCCCGCCGATTCCAGCCAGCCCAGGATGCTCATGGAGTTGGTCGATGGTTGGGGATTTTTGTTCCCAATTCCAGCCAGCCCAGGGCCCGCCGATTCCAGCCAGCCTCGATGCTTTCGCCTGCGGTGGTCGCCGGCGGGCCCGGCGCGTCACATGCTGTACCTCCCGCTCCATCCGCCAAATAATGGCGGTGGTTGGCGCaggcccggcggccggcgccgaatGGACGCGGCGCGGAACGCCAGTGTTTGTATATTTGTTGTTCTACCGTGGAACCACCATTTTTGTCTCGGTCATGTCCATTCACATGCCTCTGTACCTTGTGTTCTTCCCCGCGATTATTTCCTGCATTGGTGGCGTGTCACAGTAGTCTAACATGTACTCCATCCGACTACGGTTGGCCAGCTATATCCCTACCCTTGCTGCGCGCCTGCGCCGAACCCAGGCAGGTGGCCAGGTGGGTTGTAGACACGCAAGAAACGTGGGCACGTGTTGCACGTCCATCCAGCAGATATATAGGCTTGCATTGCCGCGACACATCGACGGTACACGGCAGCTTGGTACCCACCCGGGCGGCCACATAACCCAACCATGCGCGTCGTGTCCGTCCATGCATGGGCATGtcaggccctgtttgtttccaaaaattttcaagattttccGTCACATTAAATTTTTACACATATACtttaagtattaaatatagttttaaaaaataactaattgcacaatttaGCTGGAAATGATGAGATATATTTTTTGAACCTAATTAGTATATGATTGAACACTAATTACTAAATAAAAGCGAAAATACTATAATAGCCAAATCTAAAAAATTTCGCCAACTAAACACGCACTCACTTAAAAAAACGCGCAAATTCCATGAAAAGCCGGGAACCGGTACACAGGGCTTGCGAAACGGGAAAAAAGGTCACGCGTACCCTGAACCTGAAAGGAGGGGAAAAAAACCACGAGGCTGAAAGTAGAGACACGTCGCGACGTGTCACGAGCTGGCCGGGTTTCTGTCCGGATACGCACGAATCAGGATCAGCCGAGGGGGTGACCTGACCGGAAATCAACTGCGGAGAATCAGACGGCCGAGCAAAAACCAAACGAAGCCATCGTCCCGCCACGCTGCGAGCGCCTGCCCGTGCCGGGTCGCCGCGCGGACCACTTAATCCCGAgcgcggagacggcggcggcggtcagaGCTGTCGCCGGCGGGAGGCGACAGGGGCCGGCAGCCGCACCTTCGCGGAATGAGTAGGTGTCGCCGTGTCGCCACGAACCCGATGCGTGCCGGCAAGCGGCGCATCAcggtgctcctcctcctccactggCTCGCCGACATGTGTCCGGGACGGACACGCGTGCCGACTCCCCGGCCGAAATCTTCCCTGGTAGGCTATTGTATTTGCTTGGACGATGTAAACTCCTCTGCTTAATCACTGGCTGTTCTAGTTTAATCTATGCGCTGCGATCGCTTCTACATCTAGCGGCGCCTGATCTTGACAGGAAACGGCAGCTGGTTAATTGATTGGATGAAGGGGACAGACAGCTTGCTTCGGATCCCTGCTTTGCTATTTTCTCCATCGAGTTGGTTTTCAAGATTTCAGTTGGAGCAGATCGCATTATGATTGATGGCTTAAATTATTATAATATAATCCCTCCATCCAACTATGCAAGATCTAATTTTTAGCACTCCCgtcattagtttttttttggaaaaaaaacaacTAGCGTTTATTATGGATTTGGTTACTCTCCGCATGTGGTTTCACTCACGAGGCAAGCATACGATGAATTACTGCCGCACTGATTTCCGAAACATCGCTcctgagaaaaaaaatcagaatagACCTTGTATATTTGGTTTTCATATTTTCTAATGGGCCTTGGAtagttggatggagggagtagtttcgTAAGAGCTGTGGACCGCAGGGATTAGTTAAGTCCGAAAAAATCAGGGCATTTCTCTaaattttttcttttgatttaATCAATTATTTATTTCGATGCGAGTTTGGAGTTTGCTTCAGATTAAGATTTGGAGGATGGAGGGAAAGAGATTTAAATATGCGGTTGCGTACCGTTTATGTTAATCAAAGGGGGTATCCTTTTGAAGCGGCGAAAACGCGAATAGTAGCCGTGTGGAAACCAATCAACGATCAACCTGCGCTCGGCAACTTGGAAATAAAGGTGCGGGTGAGCATTAAGAAAAGTTGGGGAGTGACAGCGACTAATGCTGGACGGCGGCAAAGTTTAGCTTTCTGCGTACGCGTAAAATATCCCGGAATCAACCAACATAAGATCGTGCCCAAATCCCACTCTTATTTTAAAGGATGCACGAGACGTGTCGTGTCCTTCTGATGCTGCgttttatttctttctttttttcgttccaATCCAACACCCACTTAATATTAATCAGACAAATATGGTTGGTTGTACATCTAGCACAAATCTCAACTATTACTGCCCTTAATTTAAAATTATGGCCGCATTTCAAATTTCCAGCCTCCCCGTTTGCTATTCTGCATTCATGACGGACACACAGGTGACCACGGAGTTTCCGGCCGCAGTGCATCCGTCCCCCAGCCAACTTTCAACGCCTCCCACAAACGCTTCGAGCTTTGAAGGCGCCCGTGTtttgttggtgaaaaagtttgagtttgaTATTGTagtatattttgttgttatttaataattaatgtctaattatgaattaattagtattattagattcatctcgtaggaatcagttagactatataattagttattttttcaactgtatttaatactccatgtatgtgtccaaaaattcgatgtgatggatactGTGCAAacttttttggaactaaacgtaGCCCCAATGTTGTCCATTCCCTCCATATTTAAAGGCACCTCGGGCGGGGCACCCCATGCCCGCGGGCTACACCATCATGCTGAGCAGTGGGGCCGCGCCTGCCACCAGCGAGACGGACCCACACTGCAGCGGGTGCGGCCC
This portion of the Panicum virgatum strain AP13 chromosome 2N, P.virgatum_v5, whole genome shotgun sequence genome encodes:
- the LOC120661989 gene encoding trafficking protein particle complex subunit 3-like, with product MLQHQHLPSGHLHRSSASLLPEHFVSASSPASGRAGSTTAAGPAGSEELRKQRSGDCARRLRHRRRPLAMAPLTAPKSGDALFASVDRVNAELFTLTYGAIVRQLLTDLEEVEEVNKQLDQMGYNIGTRLVDEFLAKSNVSRCVDFKETADVIAKLGFKMFLGVTATVTNWDAEGTSCSFILEDNPLVDFVELPDTCQGLQYCNVLSGVIRGALEMVSMKTEVTWVRDMLRGDDAYEMRVKLIKQVPEEYPYKDDD
- the LOC120661988 gene encoding putative SWI/SNF-related matrix-associated actin-dependent regulator of chromatin subfamily A member 3-like 1 — translated: MAAASSSGGAGGDGEPYLLGFIVTKIVGMRHYSARVAGRESVDLVREPLNTYDGNAIAVKNARNEKVGHLPAPVAKALAPLLDSHILTAAHGIVPRSDSKINRNAYSLPCQVHLFAGPAAAAVVEAALEEAELDLIHADHPEFFLSQSAAVMERTKKADRDVDKLFSLVGGKEGKVQILPMEAPGDVVLSELFDHQKEALGWLLHREESEDLPPFWQETEDGRFENVLTNQMTVERPPPLKGGIFADDMGLGKTLTLLSLIGRTKARNVGAKKGKGAKRRKVEDAGEGPRPTLVVCPPSVFSSWVTQLEEHLELGSLKVYMYHGERTRDKKELLKYDLVLTSYSILGTEFEQEDSPVNQIEWFRVILDEAHVIKNSTARQTKAVIALNAQRRWVVTGTPIQNSSVDLYPLMAFLRFQPFSIKSYWQSLIQRPLEKGNKTGLSRLQNLLGAISLRRIKDTDIGTKSMIELPPKTVLECYIDLSAEEREIYDQMELEGKNKMQEFGDRDSILRNYSTVLYFILRLRQLCDDVALCPLDVKSWLPSNSLEDVSTNPELLKKLASLVDDGDDFDCPICLSPPTKTVITSCTHIYCHTCIMKILKSSSSRCPICRRSLSKEDLFLAPEVNHSDEDGSGNTGSDRPLSSKVQVLLKLLKTSQNEDPSSKSVVFSQFKQMLILLEAPLKNAGFNILRLDGSMSMRKRLQVIKQFAHGGPDSPTVLLASLKAAGAGVNLTAASTVYLFDPWWNPGVEEQAMDRVHRIGQKKEVKVVRLIVKGSIEERILLLQEKKKRLISSAFGKKKGGKDGKEMRVEELRTMLGLDMGRPIAVCRPSGASSRDGM
- the LOC120661990 gene encoding photosystem I assembly factor PSA3, chloroplastic-like, coding for MGALPVAHGQLALTSPFLPLPRRGRPCPASHGWRRRRRHGAAAVAYMEPNPNSPAAIAGRLVGALPVVGLVARILSDEGGVGGDIIDFAEFRRRVSKKCTVMDSQAFYDFNERRGKPGDPFYVLLCCWLAAVGAGLLKTEEILEGVARLRISNDIEFEEETFIDMMRAAKEKRAKLKAPAPQIPMETRAEKALEAIYVCCFGQDMVEEEDEKLLRTILNAVFPSVGRPAIERMVASMAKQVASGERKRDGKTVSKEVQQRQLKDLEFLKQNKLD